The window GCCCCAGCCGGCCGCCGCCGCCCAGCCGTCGTCCACCGCCAGCACCAGCGGCCCCTGGCCGCGCAGGACCGGCTGGGCGTTCAGCAGCGGATGGGCCGCCCCCAGGACCAGAAGGGCGACCAGGACGAGCCTCAGCAGCAGCAGCCAGAAGGGAATGCGGTCCGCCGTCTCGCGCCTGGAGGCGAGGCCCAGCAGCAGCCGCAAGGGCGGAAAGACCACCCGCCGGGGGGCCGGCGGCGTCAGGCGCAGCCACCACCAGAGAACCGGCAGGGCCAGCAGTCCCAGCAGCGCCCAGGGTGCGGCGAAGGACATCATGCGGACAGCACCCGATG is drawn from Magnetospirillum sp. WYHS-4 and contains these coding sequences:
- a CDS encoding BatA domain-containing protein, translating into MMSFAAPWALLGLLALPVLWWWLRLTPPAPRRVVFPPLRLLLGLASRRETADRIPFWLLLLRLVLVALLVLGAAHPLLNAQPVLRGQGPLVLAVDDGWAAAAGWG